A single Bos mutus isolate GX-2022 chromosome 25, NWIPB_WYAK_1.1, whole genome shotgun sequence DNA region contains:
- the ACHE gene encoding acetylcholinesterase isoform X4, producing MRPPWCPLHTPSLTPPLLLLLFLLGGGAEAEGPEDPELLVMVRGGRLRGLRLMAPRGPVSAFLGIPFAEPPVGPRRFLPPEPKRPWPGVLNATAFQSVCYQYVDTLYPGFEGTEMWNPNRELSEDCLYLNVWTPYPRPSSPTPVLIWIYGGGFYSGASSLDVYDGRFLTQAEGTVLVSMNYRVGAFGFLALPGSREAPGNVGLLDQRLALQWVQENVAAFGGDPTSVTLFGESAGAASVGMHLLSPPSRGLFHRAVLQSGAPNGPWATVGVGEARRRATLLARLVGCPPGGAGGNDTELVACLRARPAQDLVDHEWRVLPQESVFRFSFVPVVDGDFLSDTPEALINAGDFHGLQLAGRLAAQGARVYAYIFEHRASTLSWPLWMGVPHGYEIEFIFGLPLEPSLNYTIEERTFAQRLMRYWANFARTGDPNDPRDPKAPQWPPYTAGAQQYVSLNLRPLEVRRGLRAQACAFWNRFLPKLLSATDTLDEAERQWKAEFHRWSSYMVHWKNQFDHYSKQDRCSDL from the exons ATGAGGCCCCCGTGGTGTCCCCTGCACACGCCCTCCCTGACTCCCccgctccttctcctcctcttccttctgggaggaggggcagaggccGAGGGCCCAGAGGACCCAGAGCTGCTGGTGATGGTGCGTGGGGGCCGACTACGGGGTCTCCGCCTAATGGCCCCCAGGGgccctgtctctgcttttctgggCATCCCCTTCGCAGAGCCACCTGTGGGCCCCCGTCGCTTTCTGCCACCAGAGCCCAAGCGGCCCTGGCCAGGGGTGCTGAACGCCACGGCCTTCCAAAGCGTCTGCTACCAGTATGTGGACACCTTGTACCCCGGCTTTGAGGGCACTGAGATGTGGAACCCCAACCGTGAGCTGAGTGAGGACTGCCTCTACCTCAACGTGTGGACACCGTACCCCCGGCCTTCGTCCCCCACCCCTGTCCTCATCTGGATCTATGGGGGTGGCTTCTACAGCGGGGCCTCCTCCCTGGATGTGTACGATGGCcgcttcctgacccaggctgaGGGGACTGTGCTGGTGTCCATGAACTACCGGGTGGGCGCCTTTGGCTTCTTGGCCCTGCCGGGGAGCCGGGAGGCCCCAGGCAATGTGGGGCTACTGGATCAGAGGCTGGCACTGCAGTGGGTGCAGGAGAATGTGGCAGCCTTCGGGGGGGACCCAACATCAGTGACTCTGTTTGGGGAAAGTGCAGGTGCCGCTTCTGTGGGCATGCACCTGCTGTCCCCACCCAGCCGGGGCCTGTTCCACAGGGCCGTGCTGCAGAGCGGGGCACCCAATGGGCCCTGGGCCACGGTGGGCGTAGGAGAGGCCCGCCGGAGGGCCACACTGCTGGCCCGCCTTGTGGGCTGTCCCCCGGGTGGGGCTGGTGGCAATGACACAGAGCTGGTGGCCTGCCTGCGGGCACGGCCAGCTCAGGACCTGGTGGACCATGAGTGGCGCGTGCTGCCTCAGGAAAGCGTCTTCCGCTTCTCCTTCGTGCCTGTGGTGGATGGAGACTTCCTCAGTGACACACCCGAGGCCCTCATCAATGCTGGAGACTTCCATGGCCTGCAG CTGGCTGGGCGACTGGCCGCTCAGGGCGCTCGTGTCTATGCCTACATCTTTGAACACCGTGCATCCACGCTCTCCTGGCCCCTCTGGATGGGGGTGCCCCACGGCTACGAGATCGAGTTCATCTTCGGGCTCCCCCTGGAACCCTCGCTCAACTACACCATCGAGGAGAGAACCTTTGCCCAGCGACTGATGAGATACTGGGCCAACTTCGCCCGCACAGG AGACCCCAATGACCCCCGGGACCCCAAAGCCCCACAGTGGCCACCGTATACGGCGGGAGCGCAGCAGTACGTGAGCCTGAATCTGCGGCCTCTAGAGGTGCGGCGAGGGCTGCGAGCCCAGGCCTGCGCTTTCTGGAATCGCTTCCTGCCCAAACTACTCAGCGCCACCG ACACGCTGGACGAGGCGGAGCGCCAGTGGAAGGCCGAGTTCCATCGCTGGAGCTCCTACATGGTGCACTGGAAGAACCAGTTTGACCATTACAGCAAGCAGGATCGCTGCTCAGACCTGTGA
- the ACHE gene encoding acetylcholinesterase isoform X3 has protein sequence MRPPWCPLHTPSLTPPLLLLLFLLGGGAEAEGPEDPELLVMVRGGRLRGLRLMAPRGPVSAFLGIPFAEPPVGPRRFLPPEPKRPWPGVLNATAFQSVCYQYVDTLYPGFEGTEMWNPNRELSEDCLYLNVWTPYPRPSSPTPVLIWIYGGGFYSGASSLDVYDGRFLTQAEGTVLVSMNYRVGAFGFLALPGSREAPGNVGLLDQRLALQWVQENVAAFGGDPTSVTLFGESAGAASVGMHLLSPPSRGLFHRAVLQSGAPNGPWATVGVGEARRRATLLARLVGCPPGGAGGNDTELVACLRARPAQDLVDHEWRVLPQESVFRFSFVPVVDGDFLSDTPEALINAGDFHGLQLAGRLAAQGARVYAYIFEHRASTLSWPLWMGVPHGYEIEFIFGLPLEPSLNYTIEERTFAQRLMRYWANFARTGDPNDPRDPKAPQWPPYTAGAQQYVSLNLRPLEVRRGLRAQACAFWNRFLPKLLSATASEAPCTCSGPAHGEAAPRPRPGLPLPLLLLLFLLLSRLLRL, from the exons ATGAGGCCCCCGTGGTGTCCCCTGCACACGCCCTCCCTGACTCCCccgctccttctcctcctcttccttctgggaggaggggcagaggccGAGGGCCCAGAGGACCCAGAGCTGCTGGTGATGGTGCGTGGGGGCCGACTACGGGGTCTCCGCCTAATGGCCCCCAGGGgccctgtctctgcttttctgggCATCCCCTTCGCAGAGCCACCTGTGGGCCCCCGTCGCTTTCTGCCACCAGAGCCCAAGCGGCCCTGGCCAGGGGTGCTGAACGCCACGGCCTTCCAAAGCGTCTGCTACCAGTATGTGGACACCTTGTACCCCGGCTTTGAGGGCACTGAGATGTGGAACCCCAACCGTGAGCTGAGTGAGGACTGCCTCTACCTCAACGTGTGGACACCGTACCCCCGGCCTTCGTCCCCCACCCCTGTCCTCATCTGGATCTATGGGGGTGGCTTCTACAGCGGGGCCTCCTCCCTGGATGTGTACGATGGCcgcttcctgacccaggctgaGGGGACTGTGCTGGTGTCCATGAACTACCGGGTGGGCGCCTTTGGCTTCTTGGCCCTGCCGGGGAGCCGGGAGGCCCCAGGCAATGTGGGGCTACTGGATCAGAGGCTGGCACTGCAGTGGGTGCAGGAGAATGTGGCAGCCTTCGGGGGGGACCCAACATCAGTGACTCTGTTTGGGGAAAGTGCAGGTGCCGCTTCTGTGGGCATGCACCTGCTGTCCCCACCCAGCCGGGGCCTGTTCCACAGGGCCGTGCTGCAGAGCGGGGCACCCAATGGGCCCTGGGCCACGGTGGGCGTAGGAGAGGCCCGCCGGAGGGCCACACTGCTGGCCCGCCTTGTGGGCTGTCCCCCGGGTGGGGCTGGTGGCAATGACACAGAGCTGGTGGCCTGCCTGCGGGCACGGCCAGCTCAGGACCTGGTGGACCATGAGTGGCGCGTGCTGCCTCAGGAAAGCGTCTTCCGCTTCTCCTTCGTGCCTGTGGTGGATGGAGACTTCCTCAGTGACACACCCGAGGCCCTCATCAATGCTGGAGACTTCCATGGCCTGCAG CTGGCTGGGCGACTGGCCGCTCAGGGCGCTCGTGTCTATGCCTACATCTTTGAACACCGTGCATCCACGCTCTCCTGGCCCCTCTGGATGGGGGTGCCCCACGGCTACGAGATCGAGTTCATCTTCGGGCTCCCCCTGGAACCCTCGCTCAACTACACCATCGAGGAGAGAACCTTTGCCCAGCGACTGATGAGATACTGGGCCAACTTCGCCCGCACAGG AGACCCCAATGACCCCCGGGACCCCAAAGCCCCACAGTGGCCACCGTATACGGCGGGAGCGCAGCAGTACGTGAGCCTGAATCTGCGGCCTCTAGAGGTGCGGCGAGGGCTGCGAGCCCAGGCCTGCGCTTTCTGGAATCGCTTCCTGCCCAAACTACTCAGCGCCACCG CCTCGGAGGCCCCCTGCACCTGCTCAGGCCCCGCCCACGGGGAGGCGGCGCCGAGGCCCAGGCCCggcctccccctgcccctccttctcctcctctttctcctcctctcccgGCTCCTGCGGCTGTGA
- the ACHE gene encoding acetylcholinesterase isoform X1, translated as MRPPWCPLHTPSLTPPLLLLLFLLGGGAEAEGPEDPELLVMVRGGRLRGLRLMAPRGPVSAFLGIPFAEPPVGPRRFLPPEPKRPWPGVLNATAFQSVCYQYVDTLYPGFEGTEMWNPNRELSEDCLYLNVWTPYPRPSSPTPVLIWIYGGGFYSGASSLDVYDGRFLTQAEGTVLVSMNYRVGAFGFLALPGSREAPGNVGLLDQRLALQWVQENVAAFGGDPTSVTLFGESAGAASVGMHLLSPPSRGLFHRAVLQSGAPNGPWATVGVGEARRRATLLARLVGCPPGGAGGNDTELVACLRARPAQDLVDHEWRVLPQESVFRFSFVPVVDGDFLSDTPEALINAGDFHGLQVLVGVVKDEGSYFLVYGAPGFSKDNESLISRAQFLAGVRVGVPQASDLAAEAVVLHYTDWLHPEDPARLREALSDVVGDHNVVCPVAQLAGRLAAQGARVYAYIFEHRASTLSWPLWMGVPHGYEIEFIFGLPLEPSLNYTIEERTFAQRLMRYWANFARTGDPNDPRDPKAPQWPPYTAGAQQYVSLNLRPLEVRRGLRAQACAFWNRFLPKLLSATASEAPCTCSGPAHGEAAPRPRPGLPLPLLLLLFLLLSRLLRL; from the exons ATGAGGCCCCCGTGGTGTCCCCTGCACACGCCCTCCCTGACTCCCccgctccttctcctcctcttccttctgggaggaggggcagaggccGAGGGCCCAGAGGACCCAGAGCTGCTGGTGATGGTGCGTGGGGGCCGACTACGGGGTCTCCGCCTAATGGCCCCCAGGGgccctgtctctgcttttctgggCATCCCCTTCGCAGAGCCACCTGTGGGCCCCCGTCGCTTTCTGCCACCAGAGCCCAAGCGGCCCTGGCCAGGGGTGCTGAACGCCACGGCCTTCCAAAGCGTCTGCTACCAGTATGTGGACACCTTGTACCCCGGCTTTGAGGGCACTGAGATGTGGAACCCCAACCGTGAGCTGAGTGAGGACTGCCTCTACCTCAACGTGTGGACACCGTACCCCCGGCCTTCGTCCCCCACCCCTGTCCTCATCTGGATCTATGGGGGTGGCTTCTACAGCGGGGCCTCCTCCCTGGATGTGTACGATGGCcgcttcctgacccaggctgaGGGGACTGTGCTGGTGTCCATGAACTACCGGGTGGGCGCCTTTGGCTTCTTGGCCCTGCCGGGGAGCCGGGAGGCCCCAGGCAATGTGGGGCTACTGGATCAGAGGCTGGCACTGCAGTGGGTGCAGGAGAATGTGGCAGCCTTCGGGGGGGACCCAACATCAGTGACTCTGTTTGGGGAAAGTGCAGGTGCCGCTTCTGTGGGCATGCACCTGCTGTCCCCACCCAGCCGGGGCCTGTTCCACAGGGCCGTGCTGCAGAGCGGGGCACCCAATGGGCCCTGGGCCACGGTGGGCGTAGGAGAGGCCCGCCGGAGGGCCACACTGCTGGCCCGCCTTGTGGGCTGTCCCCCGGGTGGGGCTGGTGGCAATGACACAGAGCTGGTGGCCTGCCTGCGGGCACGGCCAGCTCAGGACCTGGTGGACCATGAGTGGCGCGTGCTGCCTCAGGAAAGCGTCTTCCGCTTCTCCTTCGTGCCTGTGGTGGATGGAGACTTCCTCAGTGACACACCCGAGGCCCTCATCAATGCTGGAGACTTCCATGGCCTGCAG GTGCTGGTGGGTGTGGTGAAGGATGAGGGCTCCTATTTTCTGGTTTATGGggccccaggcttcagcaaaGACAACGAGTCTCTCATCAGCCGGGCCCAGTTCCTGGCCGGGGTGCGGGTCGGGGTCCCCCAGGCAAGTGACCTGGCTGCCGAGGCTGTGGTCCTGCATTACACAGACTGGCTGCACCCTGAGGACCCAGCACGCCTGAGGGAGGCCTTGAGTGATGTGGTGGGTGACCACAACGTCGTGTGCCCCGTGGCCCAGCTGGCTGGGCGACTGGCCGCTCAGGGCGCTCGTGTCTATGCCTACATCTTTGAACACCGTGCATCCACGCTCTCCTGGCCCCTCTGGATGGGGGTGCCCCACGGCTACGAGATCGAGTTCATCTTCGGGCTCCCCCTGGAACCCTCGCTCAACTACACCATCGAGGAGAGAACCTTTGCCCAGCGACTGATGAGATACTGGGCCAACTTCGCCCGCACAGG AGACCCCAATGACCCCCGGGACCCCAAAGCCCCACAGTGGCCACCGTATACGGCGGGAGCGCAGCAGTACGTGAGCCTGAATCTGCGGCCTCTAGAGGTGCGGCGAGGGCTGCGAGCCCAGGCCTGCGCTTTCTGGAATCGCTTCCTGCCCAAACTACTCAGCGCCACCG CCTCGGAGGCCCCCTGCACCTGCTCAGGCCCCGCCCACGGGGAGGCGGCGCCGAGGCCCAGGCCCggcctccccctgcccctccttctcctcctctttctcctcctctcccgGCTCCTGCGGCTGTGA
- the ACHE gene encoding acetylcholinesterase isoform X2, protein MRPPWCPLHTPSLTPPLLLLLFLLGGGAEAEGPEDPELLVMVRGGRLRGLRLMAPRGPVSAFLGIPFAEPPVGPRRFLPPEPKRPWPGVLNATAFQSVCYQYVDTLYPGFEGTEMWNPNRELSEDCLYLNVWTPYPRPSSPTPVLIWIYGGGFYSGASSLDVYDGRFLTQAEGTVLVSMNYRVGAFGFLALPGSREAPGNVGLLDQRLALQWVQENVAAFGGDPTSVTLFGESAGAASVGMHLLSPPSRGLFHRAVLQSGAPNGPWATVGVGEARRRATLLARLVGCPPGGAGGNDTELVACLRARPAQDLVDHEWRVLPQESVFRFSFVPVVDGDFLSDTPEALINAGDFHGLQVLVGVVKDEGSYFLVYGAPGFSKDNESLISRAQFLAGVRVGVPQASDLAAEAVVLHYTDWLHPEDPARLREALSDVVGDHNVVCPVAQLAGRLAAQGARVYAYIFEHRASTLSWPLWMGVPHGYEIEFIFGLPLEPSLNYTIEERTFAQRLMRYWANFARTGDPNDPRDPKAPQWPPYTAGAQQYVSLNLRPLEVRRGLRAQACAFWNRFLPKLLSATDTLDEAERQWKAEFHRWSSYMVHWKNQFDHYSKQDRCSDL, encoded by the exons ATGAGGCCCCCGTGGTGTCCCCTGCACACGCCCTCCCTGACTCCCccgctccttctcctcctcttccttctgggaggaggggcagaggccGAGGGCCCAGAGGACCCAGAGCTGCTGGTGATGGTGCGTGGGGGCCGACTACGGGGTCTCCGCCTAATGGCCCCCAGGGgccctgtctctgcttttctgggCATCCCCTTCGCAGAGCCACCTGTGGGCCCCCGTCGCTTTCTGCCACCAGAGCCCAAGCGGCCCTGGCCAGGGGTGCTGAACGCCACGGCCTTCCAAAGCGTCTGCTACCAGTATGTGGACACCTTGTACCCCGGCTTTGAGGGCACTGAGATGTGGAACCCCAACCGTGAGCTGAGTGAGGACTGCCTCTACCTCAACGTGTGGACACCGTACCCCCGGCCTTCGTCCCCCACCCCTGTCCTCATCTGGATCTATGGGGGTGGCTTCTACAGCGGGGCCTCCTCCCTGGATGTGTACGATGGCcgcttcctgacccaggctgaGGGGACTGTGCTGGTGTCCATGAACTACCGGGTGGGCGCCTTTGGCTTCTTGGCCCTGCCGGGGAGCCGGGAGGCCCCAGGCAATGTGGGGCTACTGGATCAGAGGCTGGCACTGCAGTGGGTGCAGGAGAATGTGGCAGCCTTCGGGGGGGACCCAACATCAGTGACTCTGTTTGGGGAAAGTGCAGGTGCCGCTTCTGTGGGCATGCACCTGCTGTCCCCACCCAGCCGGGGCCTGTTCCACAGGGCCGTGCTGCAGAGCGGGGCACCCAATGGGCCCTGGGCCACGGTGGGCGTAGGAGAGGCCCGCCGGAGGGCCACACTGCTGGCCCGCCTTGTGGGCTGTCCCCCGGGTGGGGCTGGTGGCAATGACACAGAGCTGGTGGCCTGCCTGCGGGCACGGCCAGCTCAGGACCTGGTGGACCATGAGTGGCGCGTGCTGCCTCAGGAAAGCGTCTTCCGCTTCTCCTTCGTGCCTGTGGTGGATGGAGACTTCCTCAGTGACACACCCGAGGCCCTCATCAATGCTGGAGACTTCCATGGCCTGCAG GTGCTGGTGGGTGTGGTGAAGGATGAGGGCTCCTATTTTCTGGTTTATGGggccccaggcttcagcaaaGACAACGAGTCTCTCATCAGCCGGGCCCAGTTCCTGGCCGGGGTGCGGGTCGGGGTCCCCCAGGCAAGTGACCTGGCTGCCGAGGCTGTGGTCCTGCATTACACAGACTGGCTGCACCCTGAGGACCCAGCACGCCTGAGGGAGGCCTTGAGTGATGTGGTGGGTGACCACAACGTCGTGTGCCCCGTGGCCCAGCTGGCTGGGCGACTGGCCGCTCAGGGCGCTCGTGTCTATGCCTACATCTTTGAACACCGTGCATCCACGCTCTCCTGGCCCCTCTGGATGGGGGTGCCCCACGGCTACGAGATCGAGTTCATCTTCGGGCTCCCCCTGGAACCCTCGCTCAACTACACCATCGAGGAGAGAACCTTTGCCCAGCGACTGATGAGATACTGGGCCAACTTCGCCCGCACAGG AGACCCCAATGACCCCCGGGACCCCAAAGCCCCACAGTGGCCACCGTATACGGCGGGAGCGCAGCAGTACGTGAGCCTGAATCTGCGGCCTCTAGAGGTGCGGCGAGGGCTGCGAGCCCAGGCCTGCGCTTTCTGGAATCGCTTCCTGCCCAAACTACTCAGCGCCACCG ACACGCTGGACGAGGCGGAGCGCCAGTGGAAGGCCGAGTTCCATCGCTGGAGCTCCTACATGGTGCACTGGAAGAACCAGTTTGACCATTACAGCAAGCAGGATCGCTGCTCAGACCTGTGA
- the UFSP1 gene encoding ufm1-specific protease 1, which translates to MGDKPPGFRGSQSWIGCVEASLCLDHFGGPQGRLCHVPRGAGLHGELERLYSHFAGGGGPVMVGGDADAQSKALLGVCLGPGTEAYVLVLDPHCWGAPKNPSELQAAGWVGWQEVSTAFDPHSFYNLCMTSCNSEEQNRALD; encoded by the coding sequence ATGGGCGACAAGCCCCCCGGGTTCCGGGGCTCTCAGAGCTGGATCGGCTGTGTAGAAGCCAGCCTCTGCCTGGACCACTTCGGGGGGCCCCAAGGGCGGCTGTGTCACGTTCCCCGTGGAGCAGGGCTTCACGGGGAACTAGAGAGGCTGTACTCCCACTtcgcggggggtggggggcctgtAATGGTTGGCGGAGATGCAGATGCCCAGTCCAAGGCCTTGCTGGGAGTATGCCTGGGCCCAGGCACCGAAGCTTACGTCCTGGTGTTGGACCCTCACTGCTGGGGTGCTCCGAAGAACCCCAGTGAACTACAGGCTGCTGGTTGGGTGGGCTGGCAAGAGGTAAGCACAGCCTTTGACCCCCACTCCTTCTACAACCTGTGTATGACCAGCTGTAACTCCGAAGAGCAGAACCGTGCCCTGGACTGA